The following proteins are co-located in the Thermoanaerobaculia bacterium genome:
- a CDS encoding LPXTG cell wall anchor domain-containing protein, whose translation MSRFTRLITAAGALCATLLLGVASAQQNTTKTEVKTFEVLAVSGNTVVAKGPDGTKEYNLPKDFKMEMNGQPIAVADLKPGMTVQATITTKTSTRSVVTTEVKDAEVMNVTAYSVILKTDKGYQKYTPERLKSGDIMIYKEGKEVHMAELKKGDRISAMIVTIHPPTTVTERQIQASAQEAPTAEPTPTTAAEPTTPAPAVESTPAPAPEPAPRALPKTASQLPGLALLGFLALISAGALTAIRRSRAAR comes from the coding sequence ATGTCCAGATTCACTCGGTTGATCACCGCCGCCGGGGCCCTCTGTGCAACGCTGTTGCTCGGAGTCGCGTCGGCCCAGCAGAACACCACGAAGACCGAGGTGAAGACCTTCGAGGTCCTCGCCGTCTCGGGAAACACGGTCGTGGCCAAGGGGCCGGACGGCACGAAGGAATACAACCTTCCGAAAGACTTCAAGATGGAGATGAACGGGCAGCCGATCGCCGTCGCGGACCTCAAGCCCGGCATGACCGTCCAGGCGACGATCACGACGAAGACCTCCACGCGCTCCGTCGTCACGACCGAAGTCAAGGACGCCGAGGTGATGAACGTCACCGCCTACTCCGTGATCCTCAAGACCGACAAGGGCTACCAGAAGTACACCCCCGAAAGGCTCAAGTCGGGCGACATCATGATCTACAAGGAAGGCAAGGAAGTGCACATGGCGGAGCTCAAGAAGGGCGACCGGATCTCCGCGATGATCGTCACCATCCATCCTCCGACGACCGTGACCGAGCGGCAGATCCAGGCCTCGGCCCAGGAAGCTCCGACGGCCGAACCGACTCCCACCACGGCGGCGGAACCAACGACGCCCGCTCCGGCGGTCGAATCGACCCCCGCTCCGGCGCCCGAACCGGCCCCCAGGGCTCTTCCGAAGACCGCGAGCCAGCTGCCTGGTCTGGCGCTGCTCGGGTTTCTCGCGCTGATCTCGGCCGGCGCGCTGACGGCGATTCGCCGCTCCCGCGCCGCTCGCTAG
- a CDS encoding glycine zipper family protein, with protein MKKILVAAAVAAALIPLVARSQQKSLSATMNVYAFPKQGQPADVQSKDEAACYQWSVQNTGIDPFQLQKQTQQQNAAAQQQAAQAGEGAGARGAARGAAGGALIGAIAGDAGKGAAIGATAGFVAGRSRARGAKQQAEQQAASTQQATAQQIDGFKKAFSACLEAKGYMVKY; from the coding sequence ATGAAGAAGATTCTCGTGGCAGCCGCGGTCGCGGCAGCCCTGATTCCGCTCGTGGCGCGATCCCAGCAGAAGTCGCTCTCGGCGACGATGAACGTGTATGCCTTTCCCAAACAGGGTCAGCCGGCCGACGTCCAGTCGAAGGACGAGGCCGCGTGCTACCAGTGGTCGGTCCAGAACACCGGCATCGACCCCTTCCAGCTCCAGAAACAGACGCAGCAGCAGAACGCCGCCGCCCAGCAGCAGGCGGCCCAGGCGGGCGAAGGCGCAGGCGCGCGAGGCGCGGCGCGCGGAGCCGCGGGGGGCGCGCTGATCGGCGCGATCGCCGGGGACGCGGGCAAGGGCGCGGCGATCGGGGCGACGGCCGGCTTCGTGGCCGGGCGTTCCCGCGCGAGGGGTGCCAAGCAGCAGGCCGAGCAGCAGGCGGCGAGCACGCAGCAGGCAACGGCGCAGCAGATCGACGGCTTCAAGAAGGCGTTCAGCGCGTGTCTCGAAGCCAAGGGGTACATGGTCAAGTACTGA
- a CDS encoding DUF4239 domain-containing protein, translating into MKITDTLAAVAAVTLPLLAGMLACIELGWRSGKRRLARGADGPHSGLGVVESSAFALFGLLIAFTFSGAASRFDARRQLIAEETNAVGTAYLRLDLLSAESQPGLRDLFRRYLDTRLAAYRKMPDVAAAMEELSRANRLQQEIWAAAMAAIGSPRAHPDSARLLLPAINAMIDVTTTRLMAARMHPPLVVYALLLALALLCSFLAGHAMAGSRERSWLHILSFAAITVITIYTILEIEYPRIGLIRLDPYDQVMVELRAGMK; encoded by the coding sequence GTGAAGATCACCGACACGCTCGCCGCCGTCGCGGCGGTCACGCTGCCCCTCCTCGCCGGCATGCTCGCGTGCATCGAGCTCGGATGGCGCTCGGGTAAACGGCGGCTCGCGCGCGGCGCCGACGGACCTCACTCCGGCCTCGGCGTCGTGGAGAGCTCGGCGTTCGCTCTCTTCGGTCTGCTGATCGCGTTCACGTTCTCCGGAGCAGCCTCGCGCTTCGATGCGCGGAGGCAATTGATCGCCGAAGAGACCAACGCCGTCGGCACGGCCTACCTGCGGCTCGATCTGCTCTCCGCCGAATCCCAGCCCGGGCTGCGCGACCTCTTCCGCCGCTATCTCGACACCCGGCTCGCGGCCTACCGGAAGATGCCCGACGTCGCAGCCGCGATGGAGGAACTCTCCCGGGCCAACCGGCTGCAGCAGGAGATCTGGGCCGCAGCGATGGCCGCGATCGGATCACCGCGCGCGCACCCCGACTCGGCCCGGCTCCTGCTCCCGGCGATCAACGCGATGATCGACGTCACGACCACGAGGTTGATGGCGGCCCGCATGCATCCGCCTCTCGTCGTCTACGCGCTCCTTCTCGCGCTCGCGCTCCTCTGCTCGTTCCTGGCGGGTCACGCGATGGCCGGAAGCCGGGAGCGCAGCTGGCTTCACATCCTGTCGTTCGCGGCGATCACGGTGATCACGATCTACACGATTCTCGAAATCGAGTATCCGCGTATCGGTCTGATCCGGCTCGACCCCTACGACCAGGTCATGGTCGAGCTCCGCGCCGGGATGAAGTAA
- the glsA gene encoding glutaminase A has translation MRAQKPNRALWLALVAAAALAITPAVALAQAPAQYQAAIDAAYTKYQHLQEGKNADYIPALAQVDPNILGIALVTADGKLYTAGDLRSEVSIQSISKVFTMAKVMQDQGPDAIFNTIGVDATGMRFNSIVSVEFSKKALGGPEMNSLVNPGAISTTSMVQGANREEVWKKILDYHSDFAGRPLGVNQEVFKSEADTNQRNQAIGALMFAYGYIKNDWQRAVDIYTEQCAISVNAKDLAVMAATLANGGRNPITGKQVLKAEYVPRVLAVMATAGLYDDSGKWLFRTGLPGKSGVGGGIIAVSPGKFGIAVISPPLDDAGNSVKAQKAIADISNALGGNPYAMKPR, from the coding sequence ATGAGGGCTCAGAAACCGAATCGCGCCCTGTGGCTCGCGCTCGTCGCTGCGGCGGCGCTCGCGATCACACCGGCGGTCGCGCTGGCGCAGGCGCCGGCGCAGTACCAGGCGGCCATCGACGCCGCCTACACGAAGTATCAGCATCTCCAGGAAGGCAAGAACGCCGACTACATCCCGGCGCTCGCCCAGGTGGATCCGAACATCCTCGGGATCGCCCTGGTCACCGCCGACGGCAAACTCTACACGGCGGGCGACCTCAGGTCCGAGGTCTCGATCCAGTCGATCTCCAAGGTCTTCACGATGGCGAAGGTCATGCAGGACCAGGGTCCCGACGCGATCTTCAACACGATCGGCGTGGACGCGACCGGAATGCGCTTCAACTCGATCGTCTCGGTCGAATTCTCCAAGAAGGCCCTCGGCGGACCCGAAATGAATTCGCTGGTCAACCCGGGAGCGATCTCCACGACGAGCATGGTCCAGGGCGCCAACCGGGAAGAGGTCTGGAAGAAGATCCTCGACTATCACTCCGACTTCGCCGGCCGGCCCCTCGGCGTCAACCAGGAAGTCTTCAAGTCGGAGGCCGACACCAACCAGCGCAACCAGGCGATCGGCGCCCTGATGTTCGCCTACGGTTACATCAAGAACGACTGGCAGCGGGCGGTCGACATCTACACCGAGCAGTGCGCGATCTCCGTCAACGCGAAGGACCTCGCGGTGATGGCGGCGACGCTCGCCAACGGCGGACGGAACCCGATCACCGGGAAACAGGTCCTGAAGGCCGAATACGTCCCGCGCGTCCTCGCCGTCATGGCGACCGCGGGCCTCTATGACGACTCCGGGAAGTGGCTGTTCCGCACCGGTCTTCCGGGGAAGAGCGGCGTCGGCGGAGGCATCATCGCCGTCTCGCCGGGCAAGTTCGGGATCGCCGTGATCTCTCCGCCCCTCGACGACGCCGGAAACAGCGTCAAAGCCCAGAAGGCGATCGCCGACATCTCCAACGCCCTGGGAGGCAACCCCTACGCGATGAAGCCGCGATAA